A single region of the Thermoanaerobacterium aotearoense genome encodes:
- the murG gene encoding undecaprenyldiphospho-muramoylpentapeptide beta-N-acetylglucosaminyltransferase, with protein MRYLLTGGGTGGHIYPAVAIANEIMRNEKDAEVLFVGTENGLEKELVPKSGYSLKTIRVKGFKRKLSFDTIKTIKIAFDGLIDAKKIINDYKPDVVIGTGGYVCGPVVITAALMKIPTLIHEQNAYPGLTNRILSRFVDIVAVAFDESRKYFRNKGNVFVTGNPVRMEILNGDRKKALKKWDFDETKKIVVSVGGSRGAAKINEYMVEVIKKSKEEFQILMITGKNQYDSVIKMIKDYDIRIGENIKIIPYCYEMGDIYSIADVMVCRSGAITLAELLATSTASILIPSPNVTHNHQEYNARVLEKNGAALVVLEKDLDGDVLYNKILSIVNDSGKLKNMKANAKKLSKIDAANEIYRLVCTLK; from the coding sequence ATGAGGTATTTGCTGACAGGCGGAGGCACAGGCGGTCACATATATCCGGCAGTGGCGATTGCAAATGAAATCATGCGAAATGAGAAAGATGCAGAGGTATTATTTGTAGGAACAGAAAATGGACTTGAAAAAGAATTGGTGCCGAAATCAGGCTATTCACTTAAAACGATAAGAGTAAAGGGATTTAAGCGCAAATTATCGTTTGATACAATAAAGACAATTAAGATAGCTTTTGATGGCTTGATAGATGCAAAAAAAATAATAAATGATTATAAGCCAGATGTAGTAATTGGAACGGGAGGATATGTGTGTGGTCCTGTAGTCATTACAGCAGCTCTTATGAAGATACCTACGCTAATTCATGAGCAAAATGCTTATCCAGGACTTACAAATAGAATACTTTCAAGGTTTGTAGATATTGTGGCTGTTGCATTTGATGAATCGAGAAAGTATTTTCGAAATAAAGGCAATGTCTTTGTGACAGGTAATCCCGTTAGAATGGAGATTTTGAATGGTGATAGAAAAAAGGCATTGAAAAAATGGGACTTTGACGAGACGAAAAAAATAGTGGTTTCTGTAGGGGGTAGCAGAGGTGCTGCCAAAATTAATGAATACATGGTTGAGGTGATAAAAAAGTCGAAAGAAGAATTTCAGATTCTCATGATAACAGGAAAAAATCAGTATGACAGTGTAATAAAAATGATCAAAGATTACGATATAAGAATAGGAGAAAATATTAAGATAATTCCGTATTGTTATGAAATGGGTGACATTTATTCAATTGCAGATGTAATGGTATGTAGATCAGGTGCAATTACTCTTGCAGAATTGTTAGCTACATCAACTGCATCAATTTTGATTCCGTCTCCGAATGTTACTCACAATCATCAAGAGTACAATGCAAGGGTTCTTGAAAAAAATGGTGCAGCTTTGGTAGTCCTTGAAAAAGACTTAGATGGAGATGTTTTGTACAATAAGATATTATCCATCGTAAATGATTCTGGTAAGCTTAAAAACATGAAGGCAAATGCAAAAAAACTATCGAAGATAGATGCCGCCAATGAAATCTATAGGCTTGTTTGCACGTTAAAATAG
- a CDS encoding UDP-N-acetylmuramoyl-tripeptide--D-alanyl-D-alanine ligase, with protein MILTVKEILDATEGKLLSGDINICVSGISTDSRTIKSGDLFIPLKGERFNGEEFIDDALNVASASLTESINYIRHDNKPIIFVKDTKDALHRIAKYYRSKFDIPFIAVTGSSGKTTTKDMIYDVLSMKYNVLKTIGNFNNEIGLPLTLFKLNDDHEMAVVEMGMSGFGEIRRLKNIASPNVAVYTNIGVAHIEKLGSRENILKAKSELIEDFKDGDTIVINADDDMLIKLLDKKGPKFVTYGINNGNIKAFDIELKEESSKYKVLIDGCVLDVELNVPGKHNIYNSLAAICIGIQFDVNKDDIRKALSEFQPSAMRLNIIDAFGIKIINDVYNANPSSMKAALSVLGGYAGKRKIAVLGNMLELGQYADVAHREVGEHVKENDIDVLITVGDYALKIADGAVEKGMDKNNVFRCGNNAEAIDVIKNIMKESDVFLVKGSRGMKMEEIVKFLQESAYK; from the coding sequence TTGATTTTAACAGTTAAAGAAATATTAGATGCAACAGAAGGAAAATTGCTATCTGGAGATATAAATATATGCGTAAGCGGTATAAGCACTGATTCGAGGACAATTAAGTCTGGAGACTTGTTTATACCTTTAAAAGGTGAAAGATTCAATGGAGAAGAATTCATAGATGATGCCTTAAATGTAGCTTCTGCTTCTCTTACAGAATCTATCAATTATATCAGACATGATAATAAGCCGATTATATTTGTCAAAGACACAAAAGACGCTTTACACAGGATAGCTAAGTATTACAGAAGCAAATTCGACATTCCGTTTATTGCCGTAACTGGCAGCAGTGGAAAAACTACGACTAAGGACATGATTTACGATGTTTTGTCGATGAAGTACAACGTCTTAAAGACAATCGGAAATTTCAACAATGAGATTGGCTTGCCGCTTACATTATTTAAGCTTAATGATGATCATGAGATGGCTGTTGTCGAAATGGGAATGAGCGGATTTGGTGAGATAAGAAGATTAAAAAACATTGCATCTCCTAATGTTGCGGTATATACGAATATTGGAGTTGCTCATATTGAAAAATTAGGTTCTCGTGAAAATATATTAAAGGCAAAATCAGAGCTTATTGAAGATTTTAAAGATGGCGATACAATCGTAATTAATGCAGATGATGATATGCTGATAAAATTGCTTGACAAAAAAGGTCCTAAATTTGTGACATACGGCATAAATAATGGCAATATAAAAGCTTTTGATATAGAGTTAAAAGAAGAATCTTCAAAGTACAAGGTTTTGATTGATGGATGTGTATTAGACGTAGAATTAAATGTACCTGGCAAGCATAACATATACAATTCATTAGCGGCAATTTGTATAGGAATCCAATTTGATGTCAATAAAGATGATATAAGGAAAGCATTGTCTGAGTTTCAACCAAGTGCTATGAGATTAAATATAATAGATGCTTTTGGTATAAAAATTATAAACGATGTTTACAATGCAAATCCTTCATCTATGAAAGCTGCTTTGTCAGTTTTAGGTGGATATGCCGGCAAAAGAAAAATAGCCGTTTTAGGCAATATGTTAGAGTTAGGACAGTATGCAGACGTTGCGCATCGAGAGGTTGGAGAGCATGTTAAGGAGAATGACATTGATGTGCTTATAACGGTTGGAGATTATGCTTTAAAGATAGCTGATGGCGCCGTAGAAAAAGGGATGGATAAAAATAATGTCTTTAGATGTGGTAATAATGCAGAAGCCATTGATGTCATAAAAAATATTATGAAAGAAAGTGATGTTTTTTTAGTTAAAGGTTCAAGAGGGATGAAGATGGAAGAAATAGTGAAATTTTTGCAGGAGAGTGCTTATAAATGA
- the murA gene encoding UDP-N-acetylglucosamine 1-carboxyvinyltransferase gives MKYVIKGGNRLKGEVRINGAKNSVLPILAATLLNKGVSILHSCPRLKDVYSMIEILRHLGCTVEFDGSDIIVDSSGIIDYHIPDRLMRAMRSSIFLMGALVARNNIAQISFPGGCDIGHRPIDLHIKSLKKLGISIDESYGFINCESKSICGNEIHLDIPSVGATENIMLAASMADGTTVIGNAAKEPEIEDLQNFLNSMGAKISGAGTNTIVIRGVKELHDTEYTIIPDRIVAGTYLIATAITKGEVVIENVIKRHIDSLLSKLNECGFKVSHGNDFIKLNSTGRAKAVDMIITLPYPGFPTDLQAQMVSLLSTADGTSIVTETIFDNRFKYTEELVRMGADIKVDGRIAVVKGVDKLTGTNVVAKDLRGGAALVLAGLGAIGTTIVEDIEHIDRGYEDFSENLKNLGADIERTM, from the coding sequence ATGAAATATGTCATTAAAGGAGGAAATAGATTAAAAGGTGAGGTACGGATAAACGGTGCGAAAAATTCTGTATTGCCAATACTTGCTGCAACACTATTAAACAAAGGTGTGAGTATTTTACACTCTTGCCCAAGATTAAAAGATGTTTATTCTATGATAGAAATATTAAGACACTTAGGCTGTACAGTAGAATTTGATGGGTCAGACATCATAGTAGATTCCAGCGGTATTATTGATTATCACATTCCAGACAGACTAATGAGAGCAATGAGATCATCCATTTTTTTGATGGGAGCATTGGTGGCAAGAAATAATATTGCTCAGATTAGCTTTCCAGGAGGATGTGATATAGGGCATAGGCCTATCGATTTGCATATAAAAAGCTTGAAAAAGCTTGGAATATCGATAGACGAATCATATGGATTTATCAACTGCGAAAGCAAATCGATTTGTGGCAACGAAATACATCTTGATATACCCAGTGTTGGTGCAACTGAAAATATAATGCTGGCTGCATCCATGGCTGATGGCACTACAGTTATAGGAAATGCTGCAAAGGAACCGGAAATAGAAGATCTACAGAATTTTCTAAATTCGATGGGGGCTAAGATTTCAGGTGCAGGTACAAATACCATTGTGATAAGGGGAGTAAAAGAGCTGCACGATACTGAATACACCATAATACCTGATAGAATAGTTGCAGGGACTTATCTTATAGCAACTGCTATTACAAAGGGTGAAGTAGTTATTGAAAATGTCATTAAGAGGCATATAGATTCTCTTTTGTCAAAACTAAATGAGTGCGGCTTTAAAGTATCACATGGCAATGATTTTATAAAGCTTAATTCTACTGGTAGAGCCAAGGCAGTTGACATGATAATAACTCTCCCATATCCGGGGTTTCCAACGGATCTTCAGGCACAGATGGTTTCACTTTTATCTACCGCAGATGGAACCTCCATAGTTACGGAAACCATTTTTGACAATAGATTCAAGTACACAGAAGAATTGGTAAGAATGGGGGCAGATATTAAAGTGGATGGGCGAATCGCTGTGGTAAAAGGAGTTGACAAACTTACGGGAACGAATGTTGTTGCAAAAGATTTAAGAGGTGGTGCAGCACTGGTCTTAGCCGGATTGGGTGCTATTGGCACTACAATTGTAGAAGACATAGAACATATTGATAGAGGATATGAAGATTTTAGCGAAAATTTAAAAAATCTTGGTGCTGACATAGAAAGGACTATGTAA
- the murD gene encoding UDP-N-acetylmuramoyl-L-alanine--D-glutamate ligase: MDFCGKKIVVAGFGLSGKALCRVLLMLNAEIFVFDSKEEDKFGDDLKEFKEKGVTFCFKKVTDELLNGTEMVIVSPGISMDSDIVLLSKSRGIDVIGEVEFAYRLSKAPIYAITGTNGKTTTTSLLGEIFKASGAKTYVAGNIGYPLVEAAINANAEDVIVAEISSFQLETIKEFKPEISAIINITPDHLNRHKTLENYIEIKGRIFENQTSDQFTVLNYDDKNISSLFKKAKCNVFPFSRNRVLEYGTYLENGKIIISADGEKKTIIDVEDIYIPGNHNVENAMVAATMAYLAGIDIKVINETLRTFKGVEHRIEFVRTINGVKYYNDSKGTNPDAAIKAIEAMKGPIILIAGGYDKGVSFDEFTASFKGRVKKLILLGETKDLIYKSAIKEGYSEDDVIFVESIGDAVYAAYNAAKPGDNVLLSPACASWDMFRNYEERGRLFKDAVNSLRG; encoded by the coding sequence ATGGACTTTTGTGGTAAAAAAATTGTTGTAGCGGGATTTGGGTTAAGTGGCAAAGCTCTTTGCAGGGTTTTGTTGATGTTAAATGCTGAAATATTTGTGTTTGATTCGAAAGAAGAAGATAAGTTTGGCGATGATTTAAAAGAATTTAAAGAAAAAGGTGTGACATTTTGCTTTAAAAAGGTCACAGACGAACTTTTAAATGGCACAGAAATGGTTATTGTTAGTCCTGGGATTTCTATGGACTCTGATATAGTCCTATTATCAAAATCAAGGGGTATTGATGTAATAGGCGAGGTGGAGTTTGCTTACAGGCTATCAAAAGCTCCTATATACGCTATAACTGGGACGAATGGAAAGACTACGACAACATCATTGCTTGGTGAAATATTTAAAGCGTCAGGTGCAAAAACATATGTTGCAGGGAACATAGGATATCCTCTTGTTGAAGCGGCAATAAATGCTAATGCGGAAGATGTAATTGTGGCAGAGATAAGCAGTTTTCAGTTGGAAACAATAAAGGAGTTTAAACCTGAAATAAGCGCGATAATAAATATAACTCCGGATCATTTAAATAGACACAAGACATTAGAAAACTACATTGAGATTAAAGGGCGGATTTTTGAGAATCAAACTTCTGACCAATTTACTGTCTTAAATTATGATGATAAAAATATTTCTTCTTTGTTTAAAAAGGCTAAATGCAATGTTTTTCCTTTTAGCAGAAATAGAGTTTTAGAGTATGGCACATATCTTGAAAATGGGAAAATCATAATTTCTGCAGATGGAGAAAAAAAGACAATAATAGACGTTGAAGACATATATATTCCAGGGAATCACAATGTAGAAAATGCCATGGTAGCAGCTACAATGGCGTATTTAGCAGGCATTGATATTAAAGTCATAAATGAAACGTTGAGGACATTTAAGGGTGTAGAACATAGGATTGAATTTGTAAGAACCATAAATGGAGTAAAATATTACAATGACTCAAAAGGCACAAATCCAGATGCGGCAATAAAAGCTATTGAAGCCATGAAAGGGCCAATCATATTGATTGCTGGTGGATATGACAAAGGTGTAAGTTTTGATGAATTTACTGCTTCTTTTAAAGGTCGTGTAAAAAAATTGATTTTGCTTGGCGAGACAAAAGACTTAATTTACAAATCTGCCATAAAAGAAGGGTATTCAGAAGACGATGTTATTTTTGTAGAAAGCATAGGTGATGCTGTTTATGCTGCTTATAATGCGGCTAAACCCGGTGACAATGTGCTTTTATCGCCTGCCTGTGCAAGTTGGGATATGTTTAGAAATTATGAAGAGAGAGGCAGACTCTTTAAAGATGCAGTAAATTCTTTGAGGGGGTAA
- a CDS encoding UDP-N-acetylmuramoyl-L-alanyl-D-glutamate--2,6-diaminopimelate ligase, with translation MRLVDILKDVKYTIVKGNIDVDVKGICYDSRNSKEGSLFVAIKGFKFDGADYINDAVEKGAIAVAVEHEVSIDKDITVIKVENARKSLAKIASNYYGDPSKQLFMIGVTGTNGKTSVTYMIKSILESQNNKVGLIGTIHNMIGDKVYPTERTTPESLDLQRYLRLMVDEGVKYVVMEVSSHSLALNRVDECKFDIAVFTNLTQDHLDFHKTMDEYANAKAKLFRMAKTACVINIDDDYSSFMIENSNAKVVTYGIKDYAYIMAKDIKNDIKGAKFTVQIEDIKSEIALKIPGLFSVYNSLAAISVAFILGIPLQSVKMALKDVKIKGRFEVLDLEVPYNVVIDYAHTPDGLENLMKAFGEYNTGKKILLFGCGGDRDKGKRPKMGEVAGKYADFVIITSDNPRSEEPIDIIREIEKGIKNTKCPYTIIEDRKEAIKYALSIAKDNDVVILAGKGHETYQVLKDKVIDFDERDIVREILNGDEKS, from the coding sequence ATGAGACTTGTGGATATATTAAAAGATGTGAAATATACGATTGTGAAAGGAAATATCGATGTTGATGTAAAAGGCATTTGTTATGATTCGAGAAATTCAAAAGAAGGTTCGCTGTTTGTAGCAATTAAAGGGTTTAAGTTTGACGGTGCTGATTACATAAATGATGCTGTAGAAAAAGGAGCCATTGCCGTCGCAGTTGAACATGAAGTAAGCATAGATAAAGACATTACCGTCATAAAAGTAGAAAATGCCAGAAAATCATTGGCTAAAATTGCATCAAATTATTACGGTGATCCTTCAAAGCAGCTTTTTATGATAGGTGTGACGGGAACAAACGGTAAGACTTCTGTCACCTACATGATAAAGTCCATACTTGAAAGCCAGAACAATAAAGTTGGGTTGATAGGGACGATTCACAATATGATTGGCGATAAAGTTTATCCAACTGAGAGGACTACTCCTGAGTCATTAGATCTTCAAAGATACCTTCGACTCATGGTTGATGAGGGTGTGAAATACGTGGTGATGGAGGTTTCATCGCATTCATTGGCGTTAAATAGAGTAGATGAATGCAAATTCGACATAGCAGTTTTTACAAATTTAACTCAAGATCATTTAGATTTTCACAAGACGATGGATGAATATGCCAATGCAAAGGCGAAACTTTTTAGGATGGCAAAGACAGCTTGCGTGATAAACATAGATGATGATTATTCTTCATTTATGATAGAAAATTCTAATGCTAAAGTTGTAACGTACGGCATAAAAGATTATGCATACATAATGGCAAAAGACATCAAAAACGATATTAAAGGTGCGAAATTCACTGTCCAAATTGAAGATATAAAAAGTGAAATAGCTTTAAAGATACCAGGGTTATTTAGTGTTTACAACTCACTGGCGGCTATTTCAGTAGCATTTATATTGGGTATACCGCTTCAGTCCGTAAAAATGGCTCTTAAGGATGTCAAGATAAAAGGCAGATTTGAAGTTCTTGACTTGGAGGTGCCTTACAATGTGGTAATTGACTACGCACATACTCCGGACGGACTTGAGAATTTAATGAAGGCATTTGGTGAATACAATACTGGGAAAAAGATATTGCTTTTTGGATGTGGTGGCGACAGAGATAAAGGCAAACGCCCTAAGATGGGAGAAGTTGCTGGCAAATATGCTGATTTTGTAATTATAACTTCGGACAATCCAAGGTCGGAAGAACCTATTGATATAATAAGGGAAATTGAAAAAGGCATTAAAAATACAAAGTGCCCCTATACAATCATTGAAGATAGGAAAGAGGCCATAAAGTATGCACTATCTATAGCAAAGGACAATGATGTAGTGATTTTAGCAGGCAAAGGGCATGAAACATATCAAGTATTAAAAGATAAAGTTATAGATTTTGATGAAAGAGACATAGTAAGAGAGATATTAAATGGAGATGAAAAAAGTTGA
- the spoVE gene encoding stage V sporulation protein E gives MNRKYPVDYNILISVLVLVSIGVVMVFSASSANAYYQYHDSFYFLKRQLLWAIIGFFAMTFMMNFDYHKLKKLSNALLILSIVLLIVVLLPGIGSTRYNSTRWIEIGGFTLQPSEIAKYAIILFFAKYFDNNPNYAKSFKKGVLPVLLIAGIFFLLIMKQPNFSTAGTIFIISIIILFVAGAKLSFMATLFGVGGSAAIIVVTSIKYIRQRVFTFLNPWQDIKGHGYQIVQSLYALGSGGLFGVGLGRSRQKFMYLPMPQNDFIFSIIGEELGLIGTASILLLFLYLIIRGLRVAAKAPDVFGCLIATGIVGVIGVQTLINVAVVTSSMPATGVSLPFISYGGTSTVFMMAAMGILLNISRYANMDRS, from the coding sequence GTGAATCGTAAGTATCCCGTTGATTACAATATACTTATATCTGTTTTGGTTCTTGTATCCATAGGTGTTGTGATGGTATTTAGCGCAAGCTCTGCAAATGCATATTATCAGTACCACGATTCATTCTACTTTTTGAAACGTCAGCTTTTGTGGGCAATTATCGGCTTTTTTGCCATGACGTTTATGATGAATTTTGATTATCATAAATTGAAGAAGTTGTCAAATGCGCTTTTGATATTGTCCATAGTTTTACTGATAGTAGTATTGCTGCCGGGAATAGGAAGTACGAGGTACAATTCTACCAGATGGATTGAAATAGGTGGATTCACCCTCCAGCCGTCAGAAATAGCTAAATACGCCATAATACTGTTTTTTGCAAAATATTTTGACAACAATCCTAATTATGCAAAAAGCTTCAAAAAGGGAGTTCTTCCTGTGCTATTGATTGCCGGAATATTCTTTTTACTTATTATGAAGCAGCCAAATTTCAGCACTGCTGGTACAATATTTATCATCTCTATAATAATCTTATTTGTGGCAGGTGCAAAGTTATCATTTATGGCCACGTTGTTTGGAGTTGGTGGTTCTGCGGCTATTATCGTTGTGACCAGCATAAAATACATAAGGCAAAGGGTTTTCACTTTTTTAAATCCTTGGCAGGACATAAAGGGACATGGCTATCAAATTGTGCAGTCTCTGTATGCTTTAGGTTCAGGAGGGCTTTTTGGAGTCGGTTTAGGCAGAAGTCGCCAAAAATTCATGTATCTGCCGATGCCGCAAAATGACTTTATTTTCTCAATAATCGGTGAAGAACTTGGTCTTATCGGGACGGCTTCTATATTATTACTTTTTCTGTATCTCATAATAAGAGGCCTTAGAGTCGCGGCAAAAGCTCCGGATGTATTTGGATGTCTTATTGCTACTGGCATTGTAGGAGTAATTGGCGTTCAAACCTTGATAAATGTTGCAGTTGTAACTTCATCAATGCCGGCTACTGGCGTATCTTTGCCGTTTATCAGCTATGGTGGAACATCTACAGTCTTTATGATGGCTGCAATGGGCATATTATTAAATATATCACGGTACGCAAACATGGATAGGAGTTGA
- a CDS encoding cell division protein FtsQ/DivIB, translating into MMEERQYKKKKRFSVFIVFLLIFSIILYVILFRTSLFDVKNIYVYGTRTVDKSDVIRLSGIEIGSNILKINKSDVIKSIMRDPYIKDVSINILYPSKVEIRVDERLLAGQISYKDKFLYVDTDCVAVQLGDYNNKLPILSGINIEKFEIGSKIDNLSNNKDIAKLLPLIYNKNIYNAIIVNGSKITLKTNSGINVVLENVDDINYSLNFSEKILNDLEKKGYNSGNVLIVSNGNPIYTP; encoded by the coding sequence ATGATGGAAGAAAGGCAGTATAAAAAGAAAAAGAGGTTTAGTGTTTTTATCGTGTTTTTGCTTATTTTTTCAATCATACTTTATGTAATTTTATTTAGAACATCATTATTTGATGTAAAAAACATATACGTTTATGGGACAAGAACAGTAGATAAGAGCGATGTCATAAGGCTTTCGGGTATAGAGATAGGCAGCAATATTTTGAAGATCAATAAGTCTGATGTAATTAAATCTATCATGAGGGATCCGTACATTAAAGATGTTTCTATTAACATACTTTATCCGTCAAAGGTAGAAATAAGAGTAGATGAGAGACTATTGGCAGGGCAAATAAGCTATAAAGACAAGTTTTTATACGTAGACACTGATTGTGTTGCTGTTCAGTTAGGCGACTACAACAATAAGTTGCCAATATTAAGTGGTATTAATATTGAAAAATTTGAAATAGGAAGCAAAATCGACAATTTAAGTAATAATAAGGATATAGCAAAACTATTGCCGTTAATATATAATAAGAATATATATAATGCTATAATCGTTAATGGCTCGAAGATTACATTAAAAACGAACTCGGGAATAAATGTAGTATTGGAGAATGTTGATGACATTAACTACTCATTGAATTTTTCTGAAAAAATATTAAATGATTTAGAGAAAAAAGGCTATAACAGTGGAAATGTTCTTATAGTCAGCAACGGAAATCCAATTTATACGCCATAA
- the mraY gene encoding phospho-N-acetylmuramoyl-pentapeptide-transferase produces MIQKMIFSTIVSFLISVILGPIVIPWLTKLKFGQSVRSDGPKTHLKKAGTPTMGGIIIIISLFIADIVFSKWDRYMALLIMITLGYGVIGFLDDYIKVRYKRSLGLTARQKLLGQFALAILFAYFSKNIVGTDVIIPFLKREIDLGYFYIPFIMFVVVGTVNSVNLTDGLDGLASGVSFMVTAFFTLIGFFMNNTSLTVFGAAITGALLGFLKFNRYPAEVFMGDTGSLAIGGAVAALATMTKLPVILVVVGIVYVAEALSVIMQVVSFRLTGKRIFKMSPLHHHFELSGWSETKVVFLFWIVTLIAVFVSFYGIS; encoded by the coding sequence ATGATACAAAAGATGATATTTTCGACAATTGTCTCCTTTTTAATTTCTGTCATATTGGGGCCAATCGTTATTCCGTGGTTGACTAAATTGAAGTTTGGCCAAAGCGTAAGAAGCGATGGACCTAAGACACACCTTAAAAAGGCCGGAACACCTACAATGGGTGGAATAATCATAATTATCTCTTTGTTCATTGCAGATATTGTATTTTCAAAATGGGATAGATACATGGCCTTGTTAATCATGATAACATTAGGATATGGAGTAATCGGATTTTTAGATGACTACATAAAAGTGCGGTATAAAAGATCGTTAGGTCTTACCGCCAGGCAAAAGCTTTTAGGTCAATTTGCATTAGCGATTTTGTTTGCGTATTTTTCAAAGAATATAGTCGGCACTGATGTGATAATTCCATTTTTGAAGCGAGAAATTGACTTAGGCTACTTTTACATACCGTTTATAATGTTTGTAGTTGTTGGAACTGTAAATAGTGTTAATTTAACGGACGGACTGGATGGACTCGCATCAGGAGTATCTTTTATGGTTACCGCTTTTTTTACATTAATAGGCTTTTTTATGAACAATACATCATTAACTGTGTTTGGTGCAGCAATTACTGGTGCACTTCTTGGATTTTTGAAGTTTAATAGATACCCTGCTGAAGTGTTTATGGGGGATACAGGTTCGCTTGCAATTGGTGGCGCTGTAGCGGCTTTGGCTACAATGACTAAATTGCCTGTTATTTTAGTAGTGGTGGGAATTGTCTACGTCGCTGAAGCGTTATCGGTCATAATGCAAGTTGTGTCCTTCAGACTTACAGGTAAAAGGATATTTAAAATGAGTCCTCTCCATCATCATTTTGAGCTTTCTGGTTGGTCAGAGACTAAAGTCGTATTTTTATTTTGGATAGTAACTTTGATAGCAGTATTTGTGTCATTTTATGGGATAAGTTAA